One region of Streptomyces sp. CG4 genomic DNA includes:
- a CDS encoding FHA domain-containing protein, which yields MQIRLTVVDPLGPSSQRGRAASRDVLVTAPTGTDLGAIASALAGAVTGEGGTGRDTGGAAVVLYAGAERLDPRRHTLGEPPLIDGAVLSLAAPAAPEPHPELDDAPAQLHVVAGPDAGGVHLLHGGRITVGRSGEADVPLDDPDVSRLHCAVTVGADGRVAVADLGSTNGTVLDGGRVGERPVRFPAGGLLRIGESALRVAAVGPAAGAQVRVVSDGEGCVRVVRGEVAGAGESTGAGASAGALGGNRPSAGSGFPAVQASSSGAGGPGGGGALSAAAGGVSGGYEDAAQHGYDSGGWGSSGGGGLEHRRGEPGIVPGQGGAPAVENRSGGDTHAGRFGVGGARPAGYGTTDGDPESGGDPLAHGRKDTPGRSAEGPQGARRRGLGAWARRLAGGRGEQPVAPEVYGGTAAPAHAAPAVVAPQQPETWPDPAALLLTALGPGPRLWERGPGHAEALTVRLGTADRSAPDGSGLLPAVPVTAALREAGALGLAGPRPRLSGLARAVVAQLAALHSPDQLEIVLISADRARPVAERTAEWAWLGWLPHVRPGHGQDCRLLLAYDREQAAARAEELLRRVDDHATTVRSAAHPAAPAHGEPPSTAAQGSRPSAAAQASARGATGALGMPAPGPAALGNHGAGPATPATPAEGHVSGHPGTTTPAGPFASGHPDSSATPSRVPVTGHPGNSAAPGLGHAPGAPGVPPRTSATGHHNPGLGHASGTPGAPDQAPTADHFGGYGNSPLGHTPGTPGVPPQAPAPDRPGGYDNSALGHAPGTAGLPPQTPVTGHPGVPPQKPAPSHPGTPAAPPQVPVTGHPGGYENAALGHAPGTPSHPGSSANSAHPHTPGTSSAPGTPTQNLAPVHGAHAVAAARRPSWAKGDGEVAGGGGFPGPYTVVVVDGDPGGGALRDAVARLAVAGPRVGIHVVCLAETEPASAASPVAGTYEAACAATPTFRHCGAVALLSGDVATALHLMRVAPGGPVGPGTLAAVDAVSPAWAERFARALAPLRPDGPVGERDTRVATPLPQSARLLDELGLARATPASLMARWADAADDAQALGGRARAVLGAGPRGPLVAELAADGPHLLVEGPAGSGRTELLRAVVASLAAAERPDRLGVVLVDGRDGIGTGAARGEGLRVCTDIPHVTTHLVANDPVRMREFAQSLTAELKRRAELLGRTDFAQWHAGRAVPGRIVAQRAPGSGDIEAPPSSTLRLRPGAAGRQQAEAAPPLPRLVVVVDDLDALVSPSLGSPGRPAAGSVMRALEAVARDGERLGVHLVAAAGIGGRTTETEPARRASLRVVLDAPASGPDEPAPGRGVLAYADGRVVGFQGGRVTGRIPRTATQRPTVVPLDWQRMGDPPARRPVRELGNGPTDLALLASAVERAAREVSAARVPSLL from the coding sequence ATGCAGATCCGGCTGACCGTCGTAGACCCGCTGGGCCCGTCCTCGCAGCGGGGCCGTGCCGCGAGCCGCGACGTGCTGGTCACGGCGCCCACCGGCACGGACCTGGGCGCGATCGCGTCGGCGCTGGCCGGGGCGGTCACCGGGGAGGGCGGCACGGGCCGCGACACCGGTGGCGCGGCCGTGGTGCTGTACGCGGGTGCCGAGCGCCTCGATCCCCGCCGCCACACCCTCGGCGAGCCTCCGCTGATCGACGGCGCCGTGCTGTCCCTGGCCGCCCCGGCGGCCCCCGAGCCGCATCCCGAGCTGGACGACGCGCCGGCCCAGCTGCATGTCGTCGCGGGGCCGGACGCGGGCGGAGTCCATCTGCTGCACGGCGGGCGGATCACCGTGGGCCGCTCCGGCGAGGCGGACGTACCGCTGGACGACCCCGATGTGTCCCGGCTGCACTGCGCGGTCACCGTCGGCGCGGACGGACGCGTCGCGGTCGCCGACCTCGGCTCGACGAACGGGACGGTGCTGGACGGGGGGCGGGTGGGGGAGCGGCCCGTGCGCTTCCCTGCCGGGGGCCTGCTGCGGATCGGGGAGTCCGCGCTCCGGGTTGCCGCGGTGGGGCCGGCCGCGGGGGCGCAGGTGCGGGTCGTCTCCGACGGGGAGGGGTGTGTGCGGGTTGTGCGGGGGGAGGTGGCGGGGGCGGGTGAGAGTACCGGTGCGGGTGCCAGTGCGGGTGCGTTGGGGGGCAACCGGCCTTCGGCCGGGTCTGGGTTCCCAGCCGTGCAGGCGTCGTCGTCGGGTGCGGGTGGCCCTGGTGGGGGCGGAGCACTGTCGGCGGCTGCCGGTGGTGTGTCCGGGGGGTACGAAGATGCTGCTCAGCACGGGTATGACTCCGGCGGGTGGGGGTCCTCCGGGGGTGGGGGGCTGGAGCATCGGCGTGGCGAGCCGGGGATCGTGCCGGGGCAGGGCGGGGCGCCGGCTGTCGAGAATCGGAGCGGCGGAGATACGCATGCCGGTCGCTTCGGCGTCGGAGGGGCGCGCCCGGCGGGATACGGGACCACCGACGGTGACCCGGAATCCGGCGGGGATCCGCTGGCGCACGGCCGCAAGGACACCCCCGGCCGAAGCGCCGAGGGCCCTCAGGGGGCACGGCGGCGCGGGCTCGGTGCGTGGGCGCGGCGGCTGGCCGGCGGGCGCGGGGAGCAGCCTGTCGCACCCGAGGTGTACGGCGGGACCGCGGCCCCGGCTCACGCCGCCCCGGCGGTCGTCGCGCCGCAGCAGCCCGAGACCTGGCCGGATCCGGCCGCACTGCTGCTGACGGCGCTCGGTCCCGGGCCCCGGCTGTGGGAGCGCGGGCCCGGTCACGCGGAGGCGCTGACCGTGCGCCTCGGCACCGCCGACCGGAGCGCGCCGGACGGCTCCGGCCTGCTGCCCGCGGTGCCTGTGACGGCGGCACTGCGCGAGGCGGGCGCGCTCGGCCTGGCCGGTCCGCGCCCCCGGCTGTCCGGTCTGGCCCGGGCCGTGGTCGCCCAGCTGGCCGCGCTGCACTCCCCCGACCAGCTGGAGATCGTGCTGATCAGCGCCGACCGCGCGCGTCCGGTGGCCGAGCGTACGGCCGAGTGGGCCTGGCTGGGCTGGCTTCCGCACGTCCGGCCCGGCCATGGCCAGGACTGCCGGCTGTTGCTGGCCTACGACCGCGAACAGGCGGCGGCCCGCGCGGAGGAACTGCTGCGCCGGGTGGACGACCACGCGACGACCGTCCGCAGCGCGGCCCACCCCGCCGCCCCCGCACACGGCGAGCCGCCCAGCACCGCCGCGCAGGGCTCCCGCCCGTCCGCCGCCGCCCAGGCTTCCGCGCGGGGAGCCACGGGCGCACTCGGCATGCCCGCCCCGGGCCCGGCGGCCCTCGGCAACCACGGCGCCGGTCCCGCCACCCCGGCCACGCCCGCCGAGGGGCACGTTTCCGGCCACCCCGGCACCACCACACCGGCCGGACCATTCGCCTCCGGCCACCCCGACAGCTCTGCCACACCGTCTCGGGTACCCGTCACCGGCCACCCCGGCAACTCCGCCGCCCCCGGGCTCGGGCACGCACCCGGCGCCCCCGGCGTTCCGCCCCGGACATCCGCCACGGGCCACCACAACCCCGGCCTCGGGCACGCCTCCGGCACTCCCGGCGCACCGGATCAGGCCCCCACCGCCGACCACTTCGGCGGCTACGGCAACTCCCCGCTGGGGCACACCCCTGGCACCCCTGGCGTACCGCCTCAGGCACCGGCCCCCGACCGCCCCGGCGGCTACGACAACTCCGCGCTCGGACACGCGCCCGGCACCGCTGGCCTACCGCCCCAAACACCCGTCACCGGCCACCCCGGCGTACCGCCCCAAAAACCCGCCCCGAGCCACCCCGGCACCCCCGCCGCGCCGCCCCAGGTACCCGTCACCGGCCACCCTGGCGGCTACGAGAACGCCGCGCTCGGGCACGCGCCTGGCACCCCCAGCCACCCGGGCAGCTCCGCCAACTCCGCACACCCGCACACCCCCGGCACCTCCAGCGCCCCCGGCACCCCCACCCAGAACCTCGCCCCCGTCCACGGCGCACACGCCGTCGCGGCCGCCCGGCGGCCCTCCTGGGCCAAGGGTGATGGTGAGGTCGCTGGGGGCGGTGGGTTCCCCGGGCCCTATACCGTCGTCGTAGTGGACGGGGATCCCGGTGGCGGTGCGCTGCGGGACGCTGTGGCGCGGCTTGCCGTGGCCGGGCCGCGGGTCGGGATTCATGTGGTGTGTCTCGCCGAGACGGAGCCGGCCTCGGCCGCCTCCCCCGTGGCGGGGACGTACGAGGCCGCGTGCGCGGCGACGCCGACGTTCCGGCACTGCGGTGCCGTGGCGCTGCTCAGCGGTGATGTGGCGACGGCTCTGCATCTGATGCGGGTGGCGCCCGGCGGGCCCGTCGGACCGGGCACGCTCGCCGCCGTGGACGCCGTCTCCCCCGCCTGGGCGGAGCGGTTCGCGCGCGCCTTGGCTCCGTTGCGGCCGGACGGCCCGGTCGGTGAGCGGGACACGCGTGTGGCCACGCCGTTGCCGCAGTCGGCGCGGTTGCTGGACGAGTTGGGGCTGGCCCGGGCCACCCCGGCGTCGCTGATGGCGCGCTGGGCGGACGCGGCCGACGACGCCCAGGCACTGGGCGGGCGGGCGCGGGCGGTGCTCGGCGCCGGGCCACGCGGGCCACTCGTCGCCGAGTTGGCGGCCGACGGGCCGCATCTGCTGGTCGAGGGGCCGGCCGGCAGCGGTCGTACGGAGCTGCTGCGGGCCGTGGTGGCCTCGTTGGCCGCCGCCGAGCGGCCGGACCGGCTGGGCGTGGTGCTGGTCGACGGCCGGGACGGGATCGGGACGGGCGCGGCGCGCGGCGAGGGTCTGCGGGTGTGCACCGACATACCGCATGTCACCACGCATCTCGTCGCCAACGACCCGGTGCGCATGCGGGAGTTCGCCCAGTCGCTGACCGCCGAGCTGAAGCGGCGGGCGGAGCTGCTGGGCCGCACGGACTTCGCGCAGTGGCACGCGGGGCGTGCCGTGCCGGGCCGGATCGTGGCGCAGCGCGCGCCCGGGAGCGGTGACATAGAGGCGCCGCCCAGCTCCACCCTGCGGCTGCGGCCGGGGGCAGCCGGGCGGCAACAGGCAGAGGCGGCACCGCCGTTGCCGCGGCTCGTGGTCGTCGTGGACGACCTGGACGCGCTGGTCTCGCCCTCACTCGGTTCACCGGGCCGGCCCGCCGCCGGGTCGGTGATGCGCGCACTGGAGGCGGTGGCCCGGGACGGCGAGCGGCTCGGGGTGCATCTGGTGGCGGCGGCCGGGATCGGCGGCCGTACGACGGAGACCGAGCCCGCGCGGCGGGCGTCCCTGCGGGTCGTGCTCGACGCCCCCGCCTCGGGTCCCGATGAACCGGCGCCGGGACGTGGGGTGTTGGCGTACGCGGACGGGCGGGTCGTCGGTTTCCAGGGTGGCCGGGTGACGGGGCGTATCCCGCGTACGGCGACCCAGCGGCCCACGGTCGTCCCGCTGGACTGGCAGCGCATGGGCGACCCGCCGGCCCGCCGGCCCGTGCGGGAGCTGGGCAACGGTCCCACCGACCTGGCCCTGTTGGCGAGCGCGGTGGAGCGGGCGGCCCGCGAGGTGTCGGCGGCACGGGTGCCGTCCCTCCTCTGA
- the ftsX gene encoding permease-like cell division protein FtsX, protein MRAQFVLSEIGVGLRRNLTMTFAVIVSVALSLALFGGSLLMSDQVSTMKGYWYDKVNVSIFLCNKHDADSDVNCAKGAVTEDQKNQILSDLHKMPVVDKVSYESQDEAYKHYKEQFGNSPLASSLTPDQMQESYRIKLKDPQKYQVIASAFNGRAGVQSVQDQKGILDNLFQLLNLMNRGALGVMAMMLIVALLLIVNTVRVSAFSRRRETGIMRLVGASGFYIQAPFIAEAAVAGLIGGGLACVGLVVGRYFTIDHGMDLSHKLTLINFVGWDAVLTKLPLILATSVLMPSLAAFFALRKYLKV, encoded by the coding sequence ATGCGCGCCCAGTTCGTCCTGTCGGAGATCGGTGTCGGTCTCCGCCGCAATCTGACGATGACCTTCGCCGTCATCGTCTCCGTCGCCCTGTCCCTGGCCCTCTTCGGCGGTTCGCTGCTGATGAGCGACCAGGTGAGCACCATGAAGGGCTACTGGTACGACAAGGTCAACGTCTCGATCTTCCTGTGCAACAAGCACGACGCCGACTCGGACGTGAACTGCGCCAAGGGCGCGGTCACCGAGGACCAGAAGAACCAGATCCTCTCGGACCTGCACAAGATGCCGGTCGTCGACAAGGTGTCCTACGAGTCGCAGGACGAGGCGTACAAGCACTACAAGGAGCAGTTCGGCAACTCCCCGCTGGCCAGCTCGCTGACGCCGGACCAGATGCAGGAGTCGTACCGGATCAAGCTCAAGGACCCGCAGAAGTACCAGGTCATCGCGTCGGCCTTCAACGGGCGTGCCGGTGTGCAGTCCGTGCAGGACCAGAAGGGCATTCTGGACAACCTCTTCCAGCTGCTGAACCTGATGAACCGGGGCGCGCTCGGCGTGATGGCGATGATGCTGATCGTCGCGCTGCTGCTGATCGTCAACACGGTGCGCGTCTCGGCGTTCAGCCGCCGGCGCGAGACCGGGATCATGCGCCTGGTCGGTGCCTCGGGCTTCTACATCCAGGCGCCGTTCATCGCCGAGGCCGCGGTCGCCGGGCTCATCGGCGGTGGGCTCGCCTGTGTGGGCCTGGTGGTCGGGCGGTACTTCACCATCGACCACGGCATGGACCTGTCCCACAAGCTCACGCTCATCAACTTCGTAGGCTGGGACGCGGTGTTGACCAAGCTGCCGCTGATCCTCGCCACGAGCGTGCTGATGCCGTCGCTGGCGGCGTTCTTCGCGTTGCGCAAGTACCTGAAGGTGTGA
- a CDS encoding serine/threonine-protein kinase, with protein MARKIGSRYTANQILGRGSAGTVWLGEGPEGPVAVKLLREDLASDEELVGRFVQERTALLGLEHPHIVTVRDLVVDGNDLALVMDLVRGTDLRTRLERERRLAPEAAVAIVADVADALAAAHAAGVVHRDVKPENVLLDMQGPLGPGGAHPALLTDFGVAKLIDSPKRTRATKIIGTPDYLAPEIVEGLPPRAAVDIYALATVLYELLAGFTPFGGGHPGAVLRRHVTETVVPLPGIPEELWQLLVQCLAKAPASRLRASELAARLREQLPMLAGMPPLDVDEPDLAEEAVEESAPTDAPAGEPERRRGAVSLVPGAKPDSNRDTHTSMRVPGADELAGGAHGTARAPRPTGTPRPGSARHRATVRRRRITLGVAGVAVAAVVGVGAYLASSGGDDHPAQDTHSTSTP; from the coding sequence TTGGCACGGAAGATCGGCAGCCGGTACACCGCGAACCAGATCCTGGGGCGGGGCAGCGCCGGCACGGTGTGGCTGGGCGAGGGACCCGAGGGCCCCGTCGCGGTCAAGCTGCTGCGCGAGGACCTCGCCTCCGACGAGGAGCTCGTCGGGCGCTTCGTCCAGGAGCGCACCGCGCTGCTCGGACTGGAGCACCCGCACATCGTCACCGTGCGCGATCTGGTCGTCGACGGCAACGACCTGGCCCTCGTCATGGACCTGGTACGCGGCACCGACCTGCGCACCCGGCTGGAGCGCGAGCGGCGGCTCGCCCCCGAGGCGGCCGTGGCGATCGTCGCCGACGTCGCCGACGCGCTGGCGGCGGCCCACGCGGCCGGGGTCGTCCACCGGGACGTCAAGCCCGAGAACGTCCTCCTCGACATGCAGGGCCCGCTCGGCCCCGGCGGCGCCCACCCCGCCCTGCTGACCGACTTCGGCGTCGCCAAGCTGATCGACTCGCCGAAGCGGACCCGGGCCACGAAGATCATCGGCACGCCGGACTACCTGGCCCCCGAGATCGTCGAGGGCCTGCCGCCGCGCGCGGCCGTGGACATCTACGCCCTCGCGACGGTCCTGTACGAGCTGCTGGCGGGCTTCACCCCGTTCGGCGGGGGCCACCCGGGTGCGGTCCTGCGCCGCCACGTCACGGAGACGGTCGTCCCCCTCCCCGGCATCCCCGAGGAGCTGTGGCAGCTGCTCGTGCAGTGCCTGGCCAAGGCGCCCGCGTCCCGGCTGCGCGCCTCGGAGCTGGCGGCGCGGCTGCGCGAGCAGCTGCCGATGCTGGCCGGGATGCCGCCGCTGGACGTGGACGAGCCGGACCTCGCCGAGGAGGCGGTGGAGGAGTCCGCACCGACGGACGCACCGGCGGGGGAGCCGGAACGACGGCGGGGCGCGGTGTCCCTCGTCCCCGGGGCCAAGCCGGACTCCAACCGGGACACGCATACGTCGATGCGGGTGCCGGGGGCGGACGAGCTGGCGGGCGGCGCGCACGGCACGGCCCGCGCGCCCCGCCCCACCGGTACGCCACGACCGGGCTCGGCCCGGCACCGGGCGACGGTACGACGGCGCCGGATCACGCTGGGCGTGGCCGGGGTGGCCGTGGCGGCTGTCGTGGGCGTCGGCGCGTATCTGGCCTCTTCCGGCGGCGACGATCACCCGGCACAGGACACCCACAGCACCTCGACCCCTTGA
- a CDS encoding S41 family peptidase has translation MSGRDKFSQPRSIRRGAALTLVFAGVLVTGAATGSFPEPDATARKAAVGPAPAATRHEDVQKAAAEAMADGKSPMEAAERAVSRSGDRWGAVYSEGEYQEFQEALDGRYTGVGLWAGRERDGRIEVTKVQPGSPAAVAGIHRGDRLRSVDGGKVDGKPVTEVVSLLRGDADDAAAGTTVTVGLQRGTRAWTEKLRRASLSTDSVTARRLVGGVTVVRIAAFTKGSGDAVRAALRQAPADAGIVLDLRGNSGGLVTEAVETASAFLDGGLVATYDVDGAPRSLHAGPGGDTARPLVVLVDGGTMSAAEMLTGALQDRGRAVVIGSRTFGKGSIQMPTTLPDGSVAELTVGHYRTPSGHAVDGRGITPDLEAGPEALTRAETVLTGLGDPS, from the coding sequence ATGTCAGGCCGTGACAAGTTTTCCCAGCCCCGCAGCATCCGCCGCGGGGCCGCCCTGACACTGGTCTTCGCCGGCGTCCTGGTCACCGGCGCGGCGACCGGCTCCTTCCCGGAGCCCGACGCCACCGCGCGCAAGGCCGCCGTCGGCCCGGCGCCCGCGGCCACCCGGCACGAGGACGTCCAGAAGGCCGCCGCCGAGGCGATGGCCGACGGCAAGTCCCCTATGGAGGCCGCCGAGCGGGCCGTGAGCCGCAGCGGGGACCGCTGGGGCGCCGTCTACTCCGAGGGCGAGTACCAGGAGTTCCAGGAGGCCCTCGACGGCCGGTACACCGGCGTCGGCCTGTGGGCGGGGCGTGAGCGGGACGGCCGGATCGAGGTGACCAAGGTGCAGCCCGGCTCGCCGGCCGCCGTGGCGGGGATCCACCGGGGTGACCGGCTGCGCAGCGTCGACGGCGGCAAGGTCGACGGGAAGCCGGTCACCGAGGTCGTCTCGTTACTGCGCGGCGACGCCGACGACGCGGCCGCCGGTACGACCGTCACCGTCGGCCTGCAACGCGGCACGCGCGCGTGGACCGAGAAGCTGCGCCGGGCCAGCCTGTCCACCGACTCCGTCACCGCACGCAGACTGGTCGGCGGGGTCACCGTCGTCAGGATCGCCGCGTTCACCAAGGGCTCCGGCGACGCCGTGCGCGCCGCGCTGCGGCAGGCCCCGGCCGACGCCGGGATCGTCCTCGACCTGCGCGGCAACTCCGGCGGCCTGGTCACCGAGGCGGTGGAGACCGCCTCCGCCTTCCTCGACGGCGGCCTGGTCGCCACGTACGACGTCGACGGCGCCCCGCGCTCCCTGCACGCCGGCCCCGGCGGCGACACCGCCCGGCCGCTGGTCGTGCTGGTCGACGGCGGCACGATGAGCGCGGCCGAGATGCTCACCGGGGCGCTGCAGGACCGGGGCCGCGCGGTGGTGATCGGCTCGCGCACCTTCGGCAAGGGCTCCATCCAGATGCCGACCACGCTGCCCGACGGCTCGGTGGCCGAGCTGACCGTCGGCCACTACCGCACCCCCTCGGGCCACGCGGTCGACGGCCGGGGCATCACCCCGGACCTGGAGGCGGGGCCGGAGGCCCTGACCCGCGCCGAGACGGTCCTGACCGGTCTGGGCGACCCTTCATAA
- a CDS encoding serine/threonine-protein kinase, translating to MRPVGSKYLLEEPLGRGATGTVWRARQRETAGAEAAVPGQPGETVAIKVLKEELASDPDIVMRFLRERSVLLRLTHPNVVRVRDLVVEGDLLALVMDLVDGPDLHRYLRESGPFTPVAAALMTAQIADALAASHADGVVHRDLKPANVLLAQNDGQMHPMLTDFGIARLADSPGLTRTQEFVGTPAYVAPESAEGRPQTSAVDIYGAGILLYELVTGRPPFSGSTALEVLHQHLSAEPRRPSTVPDPLWTVIERCLRKNPDERPSAENLARGLRVVAEGIGVHANAAQIAAAEGVGALLAPDPAPTAVPGVPGAADPTQVLPTNAPQGSYDPNAATSFLPHTGGPAGAADPTAVLPNTGAADPTAVLPNTGPPGQQPEQPHPWQTQLRAARDRNEQTQVQQFLSPEDDPLRHRPQRQVARPGQQPRQAPQARPQQPQPRGRQQGYQQGYGYAPQQPQQYAPPQQPQRYAPSAPEPQRPAREPRAPRQRSANPMKIPGLGCLKGCLFTIVILVVASWLIWELTPLHTWVGQGRGYWHEVSHWVSQTSKWLKDLGGSSGGGN from the coding sequence GTGCGGCCAGTCGGCAGCAAGTACCTGCTTGAGGAGCCGCTCGGACGCGGCGCCACAGGCACCGTCTGGCGTGCCCGCCAGCGCGAGACCGCGGGCGCCGAGGCGGCCGTACCCGGGCAGCCCGGCGAGACCGTCGCGATCAAGGTCCTCAAGGAGGAGCTGGCAAGCGATCCGGACATCGTGATGCGCTTCCTGCGCGAACGTTCCGTCCTGCTGCGCCTGACCCACCCAAACGTCGTCCGGGTCCGCGACCTGGTCGTCGAGGGCGATCTGTTGGCGCTGGTCATGGACCTCGTCGACGGCCCCGACCTGCACCGCTACCTGCGCGAGAGCGGCCCCTTCACACCGGTCGCCGCCGCGCTGATGACCGCGCAGATCGCCGACGCGCTCGCCGCGAGCCACGCCGACGGTGTCGTCCACCGCGATCTGAAGCCCGCCAACGTACTGCTCGCGCAGAACGACGGCCAGATGCACCCGATGCTGACCGACTTCGGCATCGCCCGCCTCGCCGACTCCCCGGGCCTGACCCGCACCCAGGAATTCGTCGGCACGCCCGCGTACGTCGCACCGGAGTCCGCCGAGGGCCGCCCGCAGACCTCCGCGGTCGACATCTACGGCGCCGGCATCCTGCTGTACGAGCTGGTCACCGGCCGTCCGCCGTTCTCCGGCAGCACGGCCCTCGAGGTGCTGCACCAGCACCTGAGTGCCGAGCCGCGCCGCCCCTCCACCGTCCCGGACCCGCTGTGGACGGTCATAGAGCGCTGCCTGCGCAAGAACCCGGACGAGCGCCCGAGCGCCGAGAACCTCGCGCGCGGTCTGCGGGTCGTCGCCGAGGGCATCGGGGTGCACGCGAACGCCGCGCAGATCGCCGCCGCCGAGGGCGTCGGCGCGCTGCTCGCCCCGGACCCGGCCCCGACCGCCGTCCCGGGCGTGCCCGGCGCCGCCGACCCCACGCAGGTGCTGCCGACGAACGCGCCGCAGGGGTCGTACGATCCGAACGCCGCGACCAGTTTCCTGCCGCACACCGGCGGTCCCGCCGGCGCCGCCGACCCCACCGCCGTACTGCCGAACACGGGCGCGGCGGACCCGACGGCGGTGCTGCCGAACACCGGCCCGCCGGGGCAGCAGCCCGAGCAGCCGCACCCCTGGCAGACCCAGCTGCGCGCCGCCCGCGACCGCAACGAGCAGACGCAGGTCCAGCAGTTCCTGTCCCCGGAGGACGACCCGCTGCGCCACCGGCCGCAGCGGCAGGTCGCCAGGCCCGGACAGCAGCCGCGCCAGGCCCCGCAGGCCCGCCCCCAGCAGCCGCAGCCGCGCGGCCGGCAGCAGGGATACCAGCAGGGGTACGGCTATGCGCCGCAGCAGCCCCAGCAGTACGCCCCGCCGCAGCAGCCGCAGCGGTACGCGCCGTCCGCCCCGGAGCCGCAGCGCCCCGCGCGCGAGCCCCGCGCGCCGCGGCAGCGCAGCGCCAACCCCATGAAGATCCCGGGGCTCGGCTGTCTGAAGGGCTGCCTGTTCACGATCGTCATCCTCGTCGTGGCGAGCTGGCTGATCTGGGAGCTGACCCCGTTGCACACCTGGGTCGGCCAGGGCCGGGGCTACTGGCACGAGGTGAGCCACTGGGTCAGCCAGACGAGCAAGTGGCTCAAGGATCTGGGCGGCTCCTCAGGCGGCGGCAACTGA
- the prfB gene encoding peptide chain release factor 2 — protein sequence MAVVDVSEELKSLSSTMESIEAVLDLDRLRADIAVLEEQAAAPSLWDNPDEAQKITSKLSHLQAEVRKAEALRGRIDDLAVLFEMAEEEDDPDTRAEAESELAAVRKSLDEMEVRTLLSGEYDSREALVNIRAEAGGVDAADFAEKLQRMYLRWAEQRGYKTELIETSYAEEAGIKSTTFSVQAPYAYGTLSVEQGTHRLVRISPFDNQGRRQTSFAGVEVLPVVEQSDHVEIDESDLRIDVYRSSGPGGQGVNTTDSAVRITHLPTGIVVSCQNERSQIQNKATAMNVLQAKLLERRRQEEQAKMDALKGDGGNSWGNQMRSYVLHPYQMVKDLRTEFEVGNPEAVFNGEIDGFLEAGIRWRKQQEK from the coding sequence GTGGCAGTCGTCGATGTATCCGAAGAGCTGAAGTCCCTCTCCTCGACCATGGAGTCGATCGAGGCCGTCCTGGACCTCGACAGGCTGAGGGCAGACATCGCCGTGCTCGAGGAGCAGGCGGCCGCGCCCTCCCTCTGGGACAACCCGGACGAGGCGCAGAAGATCACCAGCAAGCTCTCCCACCTCCAGGCCGAGGTCAGGAAGGCGGAGGCGCTGCGCGGCAGGATCGACGATCTCGCCGTGCTCTTCGAGATGGCCGAGGAGGAGGACGACCCGGACACCCGCGCCGAGGCCGAGTCCGAGCTGGCCGCGGTGAGGAAGTCGCTGGACGAGATGGAGGTCCGCACCCTCCTGTCCGGCGAGTACGACTCCCGTGAGGCGCTGGTCAACATCCGCGCCGAGGCCGGTGGCGTCGACGCCGCCGACTTCGCCGAGAAGCTGCAGCGCATGTACCTGCGCTGGGCCGAGCAGCGTGGCTACAAGACGGAGCTCATCGAGACGTCGTACGCCGAAGAGGCCGGCATCAAGTCGACCACCTTCTCCGTCCAGGCGCCGTACGCCTACGGCACCCTCTCCGTCGAGCAGGGCACGCACCGTCTCGTGCGTATCTCGCCCTTCGACAACCAGGGCCGCCGCCAGACCTCCTTCGCGGGCGTCGAGGTGCTGCCCGTGGTCGAGCAGTCCGACCACGTCGAGATCGACGAGTCCGACCTGCGCATCGACGTCTACCGGTCCTCCGGCCCCGGCGGTCAGGGCGTCAACACGACCGACTCCGCGGTCCGCATCACGCACCTCCCGACCGGCATCGTGGTCTCCTGCCAGAACGAGCGCTCGCAGATCCAGAACAAGGCCACGGCGATGAACGTCCTCCAGGCCAAGCTGCTGGAGCGCCGCCGCCAGGAGGAGCAGGCCAAGATGGACGCCCTCAAGGGCGACGGCGGCAACTCCTGGGGCAACCAGATGCGTTCGTACGTGCTGCACCCGTACCAGATGGTCAAGGACCTGCGCACCGAGTTCGAGGTCGGCAACCCCGAGGCCGTGTTCAACGGCGAGATCGACGGCTTCCTGGAGGCCGGTATTCGCTGGCGCAAGCAGCAGGAGAAGTAA
- the ftsE gene encoding cell division ATP-binding protein FtsE, with product MIRFDNVSKVYPKQTRPALRDVSLEVEKGEFVFLVGSSGSGKSTFLRLVLREERCSHGQVHVLGKDLARLSNWKVPQMRRQLGTVFQDFRLLPNKTVAENVAFAQEVIGKSRGEIRKSVPQVLDLVGLGGKEDRMPGELSGGEQQRVAIARAFVNRPKLLIADEPTGNLDPQTSVGIMKLLDRINRTGTTVIMATHDQNIVDQMRKRVIELEKGRLVRDQARGVYGYQH from the coding sequence GTGATCCGATTCGACAACGTCTCCAAGGTCTACCCCAAGCAGACCCGCCCCGCACTCAGGGATGTCTCCCTGGAGGTGGAGAAGGGCGAGTTCGTCTTCCTCGTGGGGTCCTCCGGCTCCGGAAAGTCCACCTTCCTGCGGCTCGTCCTCCGCGAGGAGCGGTGCAGCCACGGACAGGTGCACGTGCTGGGCAAGGACCTCGCCCGCCTCTCCAACTGGAAGGTGCCGCAGATGCGCCGCCAGCTGGGGACGGTCTTCCAGGACTTCCGGCTCCTGCCGAACAAGACCGTCGCGGAGAACGTGGCCTTCGCCCAGGAGGTCATCGGCAAGTCCCGCGGCGAGATCCGCAAGTCCGTGCCGCAGGTGCTCGACCTGGTCGGGCTCGGCGGAAAGGAGGACCGGATGCCCGGCGAGCTGTCCGGTGGTGAGCAGCAGCGCGTGGCCATCGCGCGGGCCTTCGTCAACCGGCCCAAGCTGCTCATCGCCGACGAGCCCACCGGCAACCTCGACCCGCAGACCTCCGTCGGCATCATGAAGCTGCTCGACCGGATCAACCGGACGGGCACCACCGTCATCATGGCGACTCACGATCAGAACATCGTGGACCAGATGCGCAAGCGCGTCATCGAGCTGGAGAAGGGCCGCCTCGTCCGCGACCAGGCCCGCGGCGTCTACGGCTACCAGCACTAA